AAAGACCTCAAAGACAAAGCGCCCCTCTTGGCCAGAACACCTGTAAAAGTCTCTGATATTGAGCGTACGCAGCAAGTAATTAAAGACTTCTATAAAGAAAAAGGCCAGCCGCTCGCAACTGTAGAAGTAATCCGCGACGAAAAAGCGGACAATACGGTTGACCTGGAATTCAAAGTTGATCGGGGCCCCAAAGTTGAAGTTGAGGCCATTAATATTACCGGCGTTGATGCGGCTACTGCCAAGAAAATTCGGAAAAAGCTGGGCACCAAACAGGACCGCTGGTGGCGCTTCTGGAAAAAAGCCAAATACGACAAACGTACCTACGACGAAGATCTGGGCAAGGTTGTCGACTACCTGAACGAGAACGGGTATTTTGATGCGCAGGTCATTCGGGATTCGGTTTATCTCGACATGGGCAATGAAGTGGTTAACGAAGAGCTGATTGCTGCTGAAGATGGCACCATGCAGCTTAAAACCAAATCTTCTGGGAAAAAATCCAAGCCGGGCATGATCATCGACCTCGATGTGCATGATGGGCCGCAGTACCATATCCGCACGATCGATTGGGAAGGGAATACCGTTTATCGGGATGATTTCCTTACAGCTTCCCTTGGTTTGGCGCCGGGCGATATTTACAACAGCAAAACGCTGCAAGAGAATCTGTACTCAAACAAACGTAGCAGCGATGTATCAAGCCTCTACATGAACCGCGGTTACATGACGTTTCGGTTGGAGCCAACCATCCGCGTAGTGGAAGGGGATTCTCTGGATCTGAGCTTTGATATTGGGGAAGGGGATATTTTTGAGTTTGGCAATGTCGAGATCTTTGGCAATGATAAAACAAAAGATCACGTAATTCGACGCGAGCTGTATACGATTCCAGGGCAGACGTTTAGCAGGGATGCCATTC
This genomic interval from Bacteroidota bacterium contains the following:
- a CDS encoding POTRA domain-containing protein; translation: MRRQSVNKDNPKALCVFMAQRNIKVASAFVVLALLFTGVAFGQNAPGQYSADPVPFMEPPRQLEVSTIRVDGTESETTRSFIVQTSGIEVGQQVTVPVDPAFGEAIRSIFRLGSYEDVKINQENEADGKVGIVIMVKEVPRLGEYNFTGVRKSHRKDLKDKAPLLARTPVKVSDIERTQQVIKDFYKEKGQPLATVEVIRDEKADNTVDLEFKVDRGPKVEVEAINITGVDAATAKKIRKKLGTKQDRWWRFWKKAKYDKRTYDEDLGKVVDYLNENGYFDAQVIRDSVYLDMGNEVVNEELIAAEDGTMQLKTKSSGKKSKPGMIIDLDVHDGPQYHIRTIDWEGNTVYRDDFLTASLGLAPGDIYNSKTLQENLYSNKRSSDVSSLYMNRGYMTFRLEPTIRVVEGDSLDLSFDIGEGDIFEFGNVEIFGNDKTKDHVIRRELYTIPGQTFSRDAIQESIRRLMQLNYFSQESLAGGPAVEVDEQRKVVDLSYSLEETGSDQLQLSGTWGQFGLVLSLGFEFNNFSAQNFFKKGAWRPLPSGDGQRLNVGVQTNGRFYQNYSIGYTEPWFKGKPT